A region of the Synergistaceae bacterium genome:
CGTAAAGGTTTTCTGCCTGAAATGTAAAAGAAAAAAGCGGAGAATTAACCCCCACATAAGATGAAACATTACATGTTATGACTCCTGATTCAGAATTAATATTTAAATTGCTTATACCATTACCACTATAAGAACCATTACCGATCATCAATGACCATACTATAGGGCTTGTGCTTTCTGCGGCTTCAAGTGTTGCGCTATATTGTGGAATCTCAGCGCAAAATGCCGGGAGAAATTCCGTCGTTATTTCCGGGGGCGTTCCTTCTTCTGATGACAATTTTAAATATCCGTATTAAGTATTGTCTTGATGATGTACTCATGTTTATACGTGTTCTACTTGGTATTGTATAACCATCGGTATTAGTACATATTCTATAATAATATCCTGATTTTTGAGGGCTAGTTATAGAAACATTCAAGTCCTCATTTAAATCATCAATGCTGAATGCCCAGCATTTTGTAGTGTGATCTGCCTCGACTGCCTTTGTTACAAGTAAATCAAATTCAAGTCTTGTTACCCCGTTTTCAAGTGCCTGCTTCAAATTTGAATATTCCAGATCATTCCCGTAGCATGAGACAGTCGTTAAATTCATTGTGTCAGTGCCGAAATTAATCAGGGTTAAATTATTTTCCTGACATGAAAGTGTTGCGAGCTGATAATTGCCGCTTACGTCAAGAGTTTCTATATCATTATTGCTGCAGTCAAGAACTTCTAAATTATCACAGCCGCTTATATCGATTTCAGTTATATAATTATTGCTGCAATATAAATGAGTAAGACTCGAATTGCTGCCTAAAATTATAGACTCTAATGCGTTATCATTGCAATTTACTTGTGTCAGGTTTGTATTATTGCTTAAATCAAGAGCCGTTAAATTATTTTTCTGTAGAGTTAAGTTTATTAATGCAGTATTAGCACTCAAATCTATATCTCTAAGTGAAGTATTATTACAAGTTAAATTTTCCAGATAAATAAAATGCTCGATTCCCTTCAATGACGGCAAATTATAACTATTCAATGATATAGTTT
Encoded here:
- a CDS encoding leucine-rich repeat domain-containing protein, whose translation is MSSSAAWADVEVNSTNFPAANFRNYVTSYFDKNRDGILSDSEIQSAKTISLNSYNLPSLKGIEHFIYLENLTCNNTSLRDIDLSANTALINLTLQKNNLTALDLSNNTNLTQVNCNDNALESIILGSNSSLTHLYCSNNYITEIDISGCDNLEVLDCSNNDIETLDVSGNYQLATLSCQENNLTLINFGTDTMNLTTVSCYGNDLEYSNLKQALENGVTRLEFDLLVTKAVEADHTTKCWAFSIDDLNEDLNVSITSPQKSGYYYRICTNTDGYTIPSRTRINMSTSSRQYLIRIFKIVIRRRNAPGNNDGISPGILR